In uncultured Umboniibacter sp., a single genomic region encodes these proteins:
- a CDS encoding ParB/RepB/Spo0J family partition protein, with the protein MNAPITLSDANNNANTELITLSPDSITALEQVRRQFDDQAIEEMAASLSSVGQQLPIIVQKTGTTYTIIDGECRWRAAKTIPGFKLLAVVKLDFNRDDRANLLISQIVANEQRNQLNPYEISVALNELKELGLTALQIAERIGWLSKVAKGKQSKPNDDKVQRYINIIELDDRGLELIQSGVIKDINIINNLRSILSLNAERYQELLSKAEHPSTRLTRSDTSKVLSTLRQADADVPTDEEAAESKARAQQDDLASQASDLLDAHETAGESSAPPPDAMSDGDEEAIDPSAPDPGYQCQKDPSEVSFSSEPAPTGHDDRLNDHSYDETQHIVELLVYGDALDVYRDQYLETLDVSTVIKEDLNNWIWTLNVRQPRNARCSELMLELIHPKYDAVHRQLVNINDLYIEQATLEQG; encoded by the coding sequence CGCGCCAATTACTTTGTCCGATGCGAACAACAACGCCAATACTGAACTCATTACCCTCTCTCCCGATAGCATTACCGCGCTCGAGCAGGTGAGGAGACAATTCGATGATCAAGCGATTGAAGAGATGGCCGCGTCGTTAAGCTCGGTCGGCCAACAGTTGCCTATTATTGTCCAAAAGACCGGCACCACCTACACCATCATCGATGGTGAGTGTCGTTGGCGCGCAGCGAAAACGATTCCGGGATTTAAACTTCTCGCCGTGGTGAAATTAGATTTCAATCGGGACGATCGTGCCAATTTATTAATTTCTCAGATTGTGGCCAACGAACAACGAAACCAGCTTAATCCCTATGAGATTTCAGTGGCCTTGAACGAGCTCAAGGAACTTGGCCTCACCGCGCTTCAGATAGCAGAACGTATCGGTTGGTTAAGCAAAGTAGCTAAGGGCAAACAGTCCAAGCCCAACGATGATAAGGTTCAGCGCTACATTAATATCATCGAGCTCGATGATCGCGGCCTTGAATTAATTCAATCTGGCGTCATTAAAGACATTAATATCATTAACAACCTTCGCAGCATCCTTTCCCTCAACGCGGAGCGTTACCAGGAACTATTAAGTAAGGCTGAGCATCCAAGCACACGCTTAACCCGGTCAGACACCAGCAAGGTACTGAGCACGCTTCGCCAAGCCGACGCCGACGTCCCCACCGATGAGGAAGCGGCCGAGTCGAAGGCTCGCGCTCAACAGGATGACCTAGCGTCCCAGGCATCCGACCTACTTGATGCCCATGAAACGGCCGGTGAGTCCAGTGCGCCGCCGCCTGACGCGATGTCGGATGGCGACGAAGAAGCGATTGATCCGAGCGCCCCAGATCCGGGTTATCAATGTCAAAAAGACCCCTCCGAGGTGTCCTTTAGCTCTGAACCTGCACCGACCGGACACGATGACCGACTGAATGATCACAGTTATGATGAGACACAGCACATTGTCGAGTTGTTAGTTTATGGTGACGCCCTGGACGTGTACCGTGACCAATATCTCGAGACACTTGACGTCAGTACCGTGATTAAGGAAGACTTAAATAACTGGATTTGGACATTAAACGTTCGTCAGCCGCGCAACGCACGATGCTCTGAATTAATGCTTGAGTTGATCCATCCGAAATATGATGCAGTGCACCGCCAACTTGTCAACATTAACGACTTGTATATTGAGCAAGCGACACTCGAGCAAGGTTAA